The following are encoded together in the Serratia sp. UGAL515B_01 genome:
- a CDS encoding 3-deoxy-7-phosphoheptulonate synthase, producing MHKTDELRTARIDSLITPEALAEKLPISEMVASNVTVSRKRIEKIICGEDRRLLVVIGPCSIHDLDAAIDYAGRLNTLRVRYQDRLEIVMRTYFEKPRTVVGWKGLISDPELNGSYQVNRGIEMARKLLLEVNQLGLPTATEFLDMVIGQYIADLISWGAIGARTTESQIHREMASALSCPVGFKNGTDGNTRIAIDAIRAARAGHMFLSPDKRGQMTIYQTSGNPYGHIIMRGGKKPNYHAKDIVSACDSLREFDLPEHLVIDFSHGNCQKMHRRQLEVAENVCQQIRAGSMAIAGVMAESFLVEGAQKIISDQAMIYGQSITDPCLSWSDSEQLLAMLADAVDTRF from the coding sequence ATGCATAAAACAGATGAACTGCGGACCGCGCGTATCGACAGCCTTATTACGCCTGAAGCACTCGCGGAGAAGCTGCCGATTTCTGAAATGGTTGCCAGTAACGTTACAGTGTCACGCAAACGCATTGAAAAAATTATTTGCGGTGAAGACCGTCGTCTATTGGTGGTAATTGGCCCCTGCTCTATCCACGATCTGGATGCTGCGATTGATTATGCTGGGCGTCTGAATACGCTGCGAGTACGTTATCAGGATCGTCTGGAAATTGTAATGCGCACCTATTTTGAAAAACCACGCACTGTCGTCGGCTGGAAAGGCTTGATTTCTGATCCCGAATTGAATGGCAGCTATCAAGTCAACCGCGGTATTGAGATGGCCCGCAAATTACTGCTGGAAGTCAACCAACTTGGATTACCTACGGCTACCGAATTTCTGGATATGGTGATCGGCCAATACATCGCCGACCTGATAAGTTGGGGGGCCATTGGAGCTCGTACCACTGAAAGCCAGATCCATCGTGAAATGGCTTCGGCACTCTCCTGCCCAGTGGGCTTCAAAAATGGCACAGACGGTAATACGCGCATTGCCATCGATGCGATCCGGGCCGCACGAGCGGGCCATATGTTCTTGTCGCCAGACAAACGTGGCCAAATGACGATTTACCAGACCAGCGGCAATCCTTATGGCCATATCATCATGCGTGGTGGAAAGAAACCGAACTATCATGCCAAAGATATCGTGTCTGCCTGCGATAGCCTGCGCGAATTTGATCTGCCGGAACACTTGGTGATCGATTTTAGTCATGGCAACTGCCAGAAAATGCACCGCCGTCAGTTAGAAGTCGCCGAAAATGTCTGCCAACAAATCCGTGCCGGTTCTATGGCCATCGCCGGAGTTATGGCGGAAAGCTTCTTGGTTGAAGGCGCGCAAAAAATTATATCCGACCAAGCCATGATCTATGGCCAGTCCATCACTGATCCTTGCCTGAGCTGGTCTGATAGCGAACAACTGTTAGCTATGCTGGCTGATGCGGTAGATACCCGCTTCTGA
- a CDS encoding glutathione peroxidase, producing the protein MSNPMLSIPCVTLQGEYKTLADFPAQVYLVVNTASKCGFTPQYLGLENLWQSYRERGLMVMGFPCNQFGGQEPGNSEEIANFCRLNYGVSFPLFSKIDVNGANTHPLFIELKRRAPGLLGSERIKWNFTKFLFRADSEKIKRFSPTIGPESLREYITTLLS; encoded by the coding sequence ATGAGTAATCCCATGCTTTCCATTCCCTGCGTTACCCTGCAAGGAGAATACAAAACACTCGCTGATTTTCCAGCACAGGTTTACCTTGTCGTCAACACAGCCAGCAAGTGCGGTTTTACCCCACAATACCTCGGTTTAGAGAACCTATGGCAGTCATATCGCGAACGCGGCTTGATGGTTATGGGTTTTCCCTGTAACCAGTTTGGCGGACAAGAGCCGGGTAATTCAGAAGAAATCGCCAATTTTTGTCGTCTGAATTACGGTGTCAGTTTTCCGTTATTCAGCAAAATCGATGTTAACGGAGCGAATACACACCCCTTGTTTATTGAATTGAAACGTCGAGCACCGGGGCTGTTAGGCAGTGAGCGTATCAAGTGGAACTTCACGAAATTTCTGTTTCGTGCTGATAGTGAAAAAATTAAACGTTTTTCACCCACGATAGGCCCAGAGAGCCTGCGTGAGTATATCACCACCCTGTTGTCATAG
- the hemP gene encoding hemin uptake protein HemP encodes MLQSYYSASESSADTALPPCFDSAELLGQDGLAVITHQGQRYQLRQTKAGKLILTK; translated from the coding sequence ATGCTCCAGAGTTACTACAGCGCTTCAGAAAGCAGTGCAGACACAGCACTGCCTCCTTGCTTCGATAGCGCAGAATTGCTGGGGCAAGATGGTTTGGCTGTGATTACACATCAAGGACAGCGCTATCAGCTGCGCCAAACCAAAGCAGGGAAATTGATCCTGACTAAATAA
- a CDS encoding TonB-dependent hemoglobin/transferrin/lactoferrin family receptor, with protein MPAFLSTQLRLSAVSLAIACTLPTVVIAQTNTDVSDTKVNKNAPITVVATGNPRNSFEAPMMVTVIDGDSPQSQTATSAADMLRHVPGLTVTGGGRTNGQDFTLRGYGKNGVLTLVDGIRQGTDTGHLNSVFLDPWLVKRIEVVRGPSALLYGSGALGGVVAFETVDAADLLLPGHKQGFRVFGNAATGDHSLGMGASAYGKTDNLDGLLSFGARDIGNIRQGNGFDAPNDETISNILAKGTWKIDDNQSLSGDLRYYNNSAREPKNPQEPTASKANPFTDRSTIQRDAVLGYQLKPEDQDWIDAVAKLYTSEVKINAHNTGKIDEFRKQTTHGAKLENRTQLFSNSFAPHLLTYGTETYQQKQRPDGSTTSFPEAKINFSSGWLQDEITLRDLPISIIAGTRYDDYKGTSQGHADVNADKWSSRGAITLSPTDWLMLFGSYSQAFRAPTMGEMYNDSMHFPGNYWISNPNLKPETNSTTEFGFGLRFDDLLLTDDTLQFKASYFDTDAHDYISQYVDIRGRKSYSQNISRAKIWGWDTTLSYQSYWFRWDLAYNRTRGKDRSNQGELNGKSGQWLSDISPDTVTSTLDIPVPGTSLAAGWIATLAERSNRVREGTAEQGGYGVHDFYLSYQGRDKLKNVTTSVVLGNAFDKEYSTSQGIPRAGRDARLLISYQW; from the coding sequence ATGCCTGCCTTTTTATCCACCCAACTGCGTTTATCCGCAGTAAGTTTGGCGATTGCCTGCACTCTGCCAACGGTGGTTATTGCACAAACCAACACCGACGTTTCCGACACCAAGGTAAATAAGAATGCCCCTATAACCGTGGTTGCCACCGGTAACCCACGTAACAGTTTCGAAGCCCCCATGATGGTCACCGTGATCGACGGTGATAGTCCCCAGAGCCAAACGGCAACTTCTGCGGCAGATATGTTACGCCATGTTCCAGGTCTCACTGTTACCGGCGGGGGCCGTACCAACGGCCAAGATTTCACGCTACGCGGCTATGGCAAAAATGGGGTTCTGACACTGGTTGATGGCATCCGACAGGGAACGGATACCGGCCACCTCAATAGCGTTTTCCTAGATCCCTGGCTGGTAAAACGCATTGAGGTGGTACGCGGCCCATCCGCCTTACTGTATGGCAGTGGAGCTCTAGGTGGCGTTGTCGCCTTCGAAACCGTCGACGCCGCCGACCTGCTGCTGCCGGGTCATAAACAGGGTTTCCGCGTCTTCGGCAATGCTGCCACTGGCGATCACAGCCTGGGTATGGGGGCCAGTGCCTACGGTAAGACCGATAACCTTGATGGTTTGCTTTCGTTTGGTGCTCGTGACATCGGCAACATTCGCCAAGGCAACGGCTTTGACGCACCAAATGACGAAACCATAAGCAATATTCTGGCCAAAGGTACCTGGAAAATAGACGATAATCAGTCATTAAGTGGCGATCTACGCTACTACAATAACAGTGCACGGGAGCCCAAGAACCCACAAGAACCGACGGCGAGCAAAGCTAATCCGTTTACCGATCGTTCCACAATCCAGCGTGACGCCGTACTAGGTTATCAGCTGAAACCCGAAGACCAAGATTGGATTGATGCGGTAGCAAAGCTTTATACCTCGGAAGTGAAAATCAACGCGCATAATACCGGCAAAATTGACGAGTTCCGTAAGCAAACCACTCATGGTGCAAAACTGGAGAACCGTACTCAGCTGTTTAGCAACAGTTTTGCTCCTCATCTACTGACTTACGGCACAGAAACTTACCAGCAAAAACAACGACCAGACGGTAGCACCACCAGCTTTCCTGAGGCAAAGATCAACTTCTCTTCCGGTTGGTTACAAGACGAGATCACCTTGCGTGATCTGCCTATTTCTATCATCGCAGGAACACGCTACGACGACTATAAGGGAACAAGTCAGGGACATGCCGATGTCAACGCTGACAAATGGTCATCCCGAGGCGCGATTACGTTATCCCCAACGGATTGGTTGATGCTGTTCGGTTCCTATTCCCAGGCATTTCGTGCTCCAACCATGGGGGAAATGTACAACGACTCAATGCACTTCCCCGGTAACTATTGGATATCTAATCCTAATTTGAAACCGGAAACTAACAGTACGACTGAATTCGGTTTTGGCCTACGCTTCGATGACCTGCTGCTCACAGATGACACGCTTCAGTTCAAAGCCAGCTATTTCGATACGGATGCCCACGATTACATCAGCCAATACGTTGATATTCGAGGCCGTAAATCCTACTCACAAAATATTTCTCGCGCCAAAATCTGGGGTTGGGACACCACATTAAGTTACCAGAGTTACTGGTTCCGTTGGGATCTGGCTTACAACCGCACCCGTGGTAAAGATCGCTCCAATCAAGGTGAACTCAATGGCAAAAGCGGTCAATGGCTATCAGATATCTCACCAGACACCGTCACCAGTACATTGGACATCCCCGTTCCCGGAACCAGTCTTGCTGCTGGCTGGATCGCTACTCTTGCTGAGCGCTCAAACCGTGTACGCGAAGGTACCGCTGAACAAGGCGGGTATGGTGTACACGATTTCTATCTAAGCTACCAAGGCCGCGATAAGTTGAAGAATGTCACCACCTCCGTGGTGCTGGGGAACGCTTTTGATAAGGAATATTCTACTTCACAAGGTATTCCACGCGCTGGTCGTGATGCCAGACTGCTGATCAGCTATCAGTGGTAA
- a CDS encoding hemin-degrading factor: MNETLYQRYQMAKNDNPGKYARDLASLLNVSEAELIHARVGHDAQRLQADARTLLAALEQVGITKSITRNRFAVHEQIGRYQNQYLNGHAGLILNPRELDLRLFLNHWASAFALTETNKRGVRHSIQFFDHQGEALHKVYTTDETHLATWQTLIERYQSAENPRLELRQPEENNMVHEGVDTTKIDTEWRAMTDVHQFFQLLSRNNLSRQQAFRAVGNDLAYRVDNHALSQILQAAQTERNEIMIFVGNRGCVQIFTGHIERLMPQDGWLNIFNRHFVLHLIEDAIAESWITRKPTTDGMVTSLELFAADGTQIAQLYGQRTEGQPEQTQWRQQIARLEPKDIAA; the protein is encoded by the coding sequence ATGAACGAAACTCTGTATCAGCGTTATCAAATGGCAAAGAACGATAATCCAGGTAAGTATGCTAGAGATTTAGCATCACTGCTCAATGTCAGTGAGGCAGAATTAATTCACGCCCGTGTCGGGCATGACGCGCAGCGCTTGCAGGCCGATGCGCGTACATTGCTGGCGGCGCTTGAACAAGTCGGCATCACCAAGTCAATCACGCGTAACCGTTTCGCGGTTCATGAACAAATAGGCCGCTATCAAAACCAATACCTTAATGGCCACGCGGGTCTGATCCTTAACCCGCGCGAACTGGATCTACGCCTGTTTCTCAATCACTGGGCCAGCGCTTTCGCGTTAACTGAAACCAATAAGCGCGGCGTTCGCCACAGCATTCAGTTCTTTGATCATCAAGGGGAAGCATTGCATAAGGTGTACACCACCGATGAAACCCATCTGGCTACCTGGCAAACACTGATCGAACGTTACCAAAGTGCTGAAAATCCTCGATTGGAACTCCGTCAGCCTGAAGAGAACAACATGGTCCATGAGGGGGTGGATACCACCAAAATCGACACTGAATGGCGTGCAATGACCGACGTACACCAATTTTTTCAACTGTTAAGCCGCAATAATCTGTCCCGCCAACAGGCATTCCGTGCCGTGGGTAACGATCTGGCCTATCGCGTCGACAACCACGCACTGTCACAAATTCTTCAAGCTGCGCAAACCGAACGGAACGAAATTATGATTTTCGTTGGCAACCGGGGATGTGTTCAGATATTTACCGGTCATATTGAGCGCCTGATGCCACAAGATGGTTGGCTGAATATCTTCAACCGCCATTTTGTCCTGCACCTGATCGAAGATGCTATTGCGGAAAGTTGGATCACCCGTAAACCGACCACAGATGGCATGGTCACCAGTCTGGAGCTGTTTGCCGCAGATGGTACACAAATCGCGCAACTTTATGGGCAGCGGACCGAGGGACAACCAGAACAAACCCAATGGCGTCAGCAGATTGCCCGCCTTGAGCCTAAGGATATCGCCGCATGA
- a CDS encoding hemin ABC transporter substrate-binding protein has protein sequence MKVSLLGKLAFCSLLTVSLTSIAIERIVSIGGDVTEITFALGVGDEVIARDSTSLHPAAAEKLPNIGYMRQLNAEGILALKPTLVLTSELAEPALAVEQLKESGVNVVRIPGDTTLQAVAKKIHIIAKALNRNNQGTQLAERYQQQLAAIDTTPLPVKVLFVMSHGGITPLAAGQNTAADAIIRAAGLKNAMQGFNNYRPLSQEGVIASAPDLLLVTTDTVRSMGGLAHLWQLPGIALTPAGKKRRVLTVDDMALLGFGLQTPKALGLLRIAAEQK, from the coding sequence ATGAAGGTTTCATTACTCGGCAAACTGGCATTTTGTAGCCTACTGACGGTCTCATTGACAAGCATTGCCATTGAACGAATTGTCTCCATCGGCGGTGATGTGACCGAAATTACTTTCGCTCTGGGTGTCGGGGATGAGGTTATTGCACGTGACAGCACCAGCCTTCATCCTGCTGCCGCAGAGAAATTACCGAACATCGGCTATATGCGCCAACTGAATGCTGAAGGTATTCTGGCACTAAAGCCGACCTTGGTTCTGACATCCGAACTGGCGGAACCCGCTCTGGCTGTCGAACAACTGAAGGAAAGTGGCGTCAACGTGGTGCGGATCCCCGGTGATACGACGTTGCAAGCTGTAGCAAAGAAAATCCATATTATTGCCAAGGCGTTAAACCGCAACAACCAAGGTACGCAGCTAGCCGAGCGTTATCAACAGCAACTGGCGGCAATAGACACTACGCCACTGCCAGTGAAAGTATTGTTTGTTATGAGCCACGGTGGGATCACCCCACTGGCGGCCGGCCAGAATACCGCGGCAGACGCCATTATCCGTGCCGCCGGGTTGAAAAACGCGATGCAAGGATTCAATAATTACCGCCCTCTTTCACAAGAGGGCGTGATTGCCAGCGCCCCGGATTTATTATTAGTCACCACCGATACGGTTCGCTCAATGGGTGGCCTGGCGCATTTATGGCAATTGCCGGGTATCGCACTAACACCCGCCGGTAAAAAACGCCGAGTTCTCACCGTTGATGATATGGCACTACTAGGATTCGGCCTGCAAACACCCAAAGCCCTTGGCTTACTGCGTATCGCAGCGGAGCAAAAGTAA
- a CDS encoding iron ABC transporter permease, which produces MRLRSSPRLAIGCLLILLTLLTLGATNMGALTLSFHTLWQLPLSDTAWHIWLNIRLPRVMLAIVIGCALAVSGAVMQGLFRNPLADPSLLGISSGGALVVALIIVMPIALPPVIALYSHMFAAFLGSLLVSIVIYGISRSGHGSLARLLLAGIAINALCMAAIGVLSYLSSDQQLRQFSLWMMGSLSQSQWPTLIVAASLVLPTALLTLLQARRLNLLQLGDEEAHYLGVNVQRTKLQLLLLSALLIGAAVAMSGVIGFIGLVIPHLVRLRLGGDHRWLLPASALGGACLLLVSDTLARTLVAPAEMPVGLMTSLIGGPYFLWLVICQRERSGG; this is translated from the coding sequence ATGCGTTTAAGGAGCTCACCCCGTCTGGCAATCGGCTGTTTGCTGATCCTGCTAACGCTGTTGACCCTCGGAGCCACCAATATGGGGGCTTTGACTCTCTCTTTTCATACCTTATGGCAGTTGCCGTTGAGTGATACCGCCTGGCATATCTGGCTGAATATCCGCTTGCCGCGCGTCATGCTGGCCATCGTCATCGGCTGTGCATTGGCCGTGTCAGGCGCAGTGATGCAGGGATTGTTCCGTAATCCGTTAGCCGATCCCAGCCTGTTGGGTATCAGCAGCGGTGGCGCATTGGTTGTAGCCCTTATCATCGTCATGCCTATCGCCTTACCGCCGGTTATCGCATTATACAGCCATATGTTTGCCGCCTTTTTAGGCAGCCTGTTAGTCTCAATTGTCATTTATGGTATTAGCCGCAGTGGCCACGGTAGCCTCGCACGCTTGCTGCTGGCAGGCATTGCGATTAATGCGTTGTGCATGGCAGCGATTGGCGTGCTCTCTTACCTCAGTAGCGACCAGCAACTTCGTCAATTTTCACTTTGGATGATGGGCAGCCTCAGCCAGTCACAGTGGCCAACGCTGATCGTAGCTGCATCACTGGTGTTGCCGACGGCGTTGTTGACCTTATTGCAAGCCCGTCGCCTGAATTTGCTACAGCTCGGTGATGAAGAAGCGCATTATCTCGGCGTCAATGTTCAACGAACCAAACTGCAATTGTTGTTACTCAGCGCACTGCTGATCGGCGCTGCGGTTGCCATGAGTGGTGTGATTGGCTTTATCGGCTTGGTTATTCCACATTTGGTACGTCTACGCCTTGGCGGTGATCATCGCTGGTTACTCCCTGCTTCTGCCTTGGGTGGCGCTTGCCTGCTGTTGGTCAGTGATACGCTGGCACGAACGCTGGTCGCACCGGCAGAGATGCCGGTTGGCTTGATGACCAGTCTGATTGGTGGTCCCTACTTTCTGTGGCTGGTCATATGCCAGCGGGAACGGTCAGGTGGATAA
- a CDS encoding heme ABC transporter ATP-binding protein, which yields MLTAKQLHYSRGGRKLLTNISLSIASGEVVAIIGPNGAGKSTLLRLLTGYQAADSGECRLLGKPLEQWHPQQLAKVRSVMRQHSELAFPFSVEEVVAMGRSPYGGRDEQQAIKQVLAQTGCTALARRDYRQLSGGEQQRVQLARVLVQLWQPKPAPAWLFLDEPTSALDLYHQQHTLRLLRSLTRQQPLAVCCILHDLNLAALYADRIFLLHQGRLVASGTPHEVLQQECLLRWYQADLGVTLHPDTALPQVYLRQ from the coding sequence ATGCTTACGGCTAAGCAACTTCACTACAGCCGTGGAGGCCGCAAGCTGCTGACCAATATCTCGCTGAGCATAGCCAGCGGTGAAGTGGTGGCGATTATTGGCCCCAACGGTGCCGGTAAATCAACCTTACTGCGCTTGCTTACCGGCTATCAGGCAGCGGACAGCGGTGAATGTCGCCTGCTTGGCAAACCGCTCGAACAGTGGCATCCACAGCAATTGGCAAAAGTCCGTTCAGTCATGCGTCAACACAGCGAACTGGCATTTCCATTTAGTGTAGAAGAAGTGGTAGCCATGGGGCGTTCACCTTATGGCGGGCGTGATGAGCAACAGGCGATTAAGCAGGTATTGGCACAAACCGGTTGCACGGCGCTGGCTCGACGCGATTACCGACAGCTTTCTGGTGGGGAACAACAACGTGTTCAACTGGCTAGGGTACTGGTGCAGCTGTGGCAACCAAAACCAGCCCCAGCATGGTTATTCCTTGATGAACCCACCTCCGCGCTCGATCTTTATCATCAGCAACATACGTTACGTCTACTACGATCGTTGACACGTCAACAACCATTAGCCGTGTGCTGTATCCTCCATGACCTCAATCTGGCCGCCTTATATGCTGACCGCATCTTCTTGTTACACCAAGGGCGGTTAGTCGCTTCCGGTACACCACACGAAGTGCTGCAACAGGAGTGTCTGCTGCGTTGGTACCAGGCAGATCTGGGTGTCACTCTTCACCCAGATACGGCATTGCCGCAGGTTTATTTACGGCAATAG
- a CDS encoding protein adenylyltransferase SelO: protein MLQFQNAYHQQLPGFYTELNPTPLSKARLLYFSQPLACELGLDNSWFTPDKTSVWSGETLLPGMQPLAQVYSGHQFGAWAGQLGDGRGILLGEQRLADGRVMDWHLKGAGLTPYSRMGDGRAVLRSVIREFLASEAFHHLGIPTTRALTIVTSEHPVFREQPERGAMLLRVAESHVRFGHFEHFYYRKQPDQVRQLADFVITRHWPQWAEEEDRYPRWFTDVVERTARMIAHWQTVGFAHGVMNTDNMSILGLTMDYGPYGFLDDYQPDFICNHSDHQGRYAFDNQPAVGLWNLHRLAQSLSGLMAVEQLQEALAAYEPALIQAYGEQMRAKLGFFTQSESDNDLLAGLLSLMAQEGRDYTRTFRLLCDVEQQHKDTPLRDDFIDRAAFDTWYQHYRQRLQQEGVSDAERQQAMKKANPKLILRNYLAQQAIEAAEQDDVSKLARLHQALQRPFDDNTEYEDLAALPPDWGKHLEISCSS, encoded by the coding sequence ATGCTGCAGTTTCAGAATGCTTATCATCAACAATTACCGGGTTTCTATACAGAGCTGAATCCAACCCCTCTGAGCAAGGCTCGCCTGCTCTATTTCAGCCAACCGTTAGCATGTGAGCTAGGGCTGGATAACAGTTGGTTTACGCCAGATAAAACGTCTGTATGGTCTGGCGAAACTCTGCTTCCCGGTATGCAACCGTTAGCACAGGTCTACAGCGGTCACCAGTTTGGTGCTTGGGCGGGGCAGTTGGGTGATGGGCGAGGGATCTTGCTGGGTGAGCAGAGACTCGCGGATGGTCGCGTCATGGATTGGCATTTAAAAGGGGCTGGATTGACACCCTATTCCCGCATGGGGGATGGTAGAGCCGTATTGCGTTCGGTGATCCGTGAGTTTCTTGCATCAGAAGCCTTCCATCATTTGGGGATCCCCACCACACGTGCGCTGACGATTGTGACCAGCGAGCATCCGGTTTTTCGTGAACAGCCAGAGCGTGGCGCTATGTTGCTTCGTGTGGCAGAGAGCCATGTGCGCTTCGGTCACTTCGAACATTTTTACTACCGTAAACAACCTGACCAGGTCAGACAACTTGCTGACTTTGTGATTACCCGCCACTGGCCACAGTGGGCAGAGGAAGAGGATCGCTATCCGCGCTGGTTTACCGATGTTGTTGAACGTACGGCACGTATGATTGCACATTGGCAAACTGTCGGTTTCGCCCACGGGGTGATGAATACAGACAATATGTCGATCCTGGGGCTAACGATGGACTATGGTCCCTACGGTTTTCTGGACGACTATCAACCCGATTTTATCTGCAATCATTCTGATCATCAGGGCCGTTATGCTTTTGATAATCAACCGGCAGTGGGGCTGTGGAACCTACATCGCTTGGCACAATCGCTTTCCGGCTTGATGGCAGTGGAACAGCTACAGGAGGCCTTGGCAGCTTACGAACCTGCGCTGATACAGGCATATGGCGAACAAATGCGTGCCAAGCTGGGATTCTTTACACAATCTGAATCAGATAACGATCTACTCGCCGGTTTATTAAGCCTGATGGCACAAGAAGGGCGTGACTATACCCGAACGTTCCGCTTGCTATGTGACGTTGAGCAGCAACATAAAGATACGCCACTGCGCGATGATTTTATCGACCGAGCGGCATTTGACACCTGGTATCAGCATTATCGTCAGCGTTTGCAACAAGAGGGTGTGAGCGATGCTGAACGTCAGCAAGCCATGAAGAAGGCCAATCCCAAACTGATTTTGCGTAATTATCTAGCGCAGCAGGCGATAGAGGCGGCGGAACAGGATGATGTCAGCAAATTGGCCCGCTTGCATCAGGCTTTGCAGAGGCCTTTTGACGATAATACAGAGTATGAGGATCTGGCCGCTTTGCCTCCCGACTGGGGTAAACACCTGGAAATATCCTGTTCAAGCTGA
- a CDS encoding lipoate--protein ligase A produces MNSLRLLISDSHDPWFNLAVEECIFREMTTQKILFLWRNAETVVIGQSQNPWKECNTRRMEQDGIRLARRSSGGGAVFHDLGNTCFTFMAGKPGYDKSVSTGIILQALKNVGIDASASGRNDLVIETADGIRKISGSAYRETQDRAFHHGTLLLNADLNRLVDYLNPDPKKLQAKGITSVRSRVANLAEFVPEIDHQQICEAIIEAFFTHYGETAQPEVISPDVFPDLPDFEKQFAKQSSWEWNFGKAPAFSHLLSERFIWGGVDIFFDVDKGKITRAQVFTDSLNPAPLQALAQMLVGCVYRSEWVAACCEPLLLQYPQQAVELNELRLWLWDTIK; encoded by the coding sequence GTTTAATCTGGCTGTGGAAGAGTGCATCTTCCGCGAAATGACAACGCAAAAAATTCTCTTCTTGTGGCGCAATGCGGAAACTGTCGTCATTGGCCAATCACAAAACCCCTGGAAGGAGTGTAATACTCGGCGTATGGAGCAGGATGGCATCCGTCTGGCTCGTCGCAGCAGTGGTGGTGGGGCAGTGTTCCACGATTTGGGAAATACCTGTTTTACTTTTATGGCTGGCAAACCAGGTTACGATAAGTCCGTTTCGACTGGCATCATCTTGCAGGCGTTGAAAAACGTCGGTATCGATGCATCAGCCTCCGGGCGAAACGACCTGGTGATCGAGACTGCGGATGGAATACGCAAAATATCAGGCTCCGCCTATCGCGAAACGCAGGATCGCGCGTTTCACCATGGTACGTTGTTACTGAATGCCGACCTCAACCGTTTGGTGGATTATCTTAACCCCGATCCTAAAAAGTTGCAGGCCAAGGGGATTACCTCGGTTCGTTCACGGGTCGCTAACCTGGCTGAGTTTGTCCCCGAAATTGATCACCAACAGATCTGTGAAGCAATTATTGAGGCATTCTTTACTCACTATGGAGAAACTGCGCAGCCAGAGGTGATCTCTCCAGATGTGTTTCCCGACCTGCCAGATTTTGAAAAACAATTTGCCAAGCAAAGTAGCTGGGAATGGAACTTTGGCAAAGCGCCTGCGTTCAGTCATCTGCTGAGCGAACGTTTTATTTGGGGGGGGGTCGACATTTTTTTCGATGTCGATAAAGGCAAAATTACACGAGCACAAGTCTTCACAGACAGTCTTAATCCTGCACCATTGCAGGCGCTAGCCCAGATGCTGGTGGGATGCGTTTATCGCAGCGAATGGGTGGCAGCCTGCTGTGAACCACTGTTACTGCAATACCCGCAACAGGCGGTTGAGCTTAACGAATTGCGGCTATGGCTATGGGACACTATTAAGTAG